A window of Acidimicrobiia bacterium contains these coding sequences:
- a CDS encoding carboxypeptidase-like regulatory domain-containing protein produces the protein MPRRLSVMRSVAALVVTAALLGACTVERTTETIPGYPVSGMVFAGPTCAVETDPPDPACAARPVAGAHLVIMQGDTEVGEVVTDSEGRFSLDLPEGDYVVVPQPVEGFLGTADQVSFTVGAGLNPEVQIAYDTGIR, from the coding sequence GTGCCGCGACGTCTGAGCGTCATGCGATCCGTCGCCGCCCTCGTGGTCACCGCCGCGCTCCTCGGAGCATGCACAGTCGAGAGGACCACCGAGACGATCCCTGGCTACCCGGTGTCGGGCATGGTCTTTGCAGGTCCAACGTGCGCCGTCGAGACCGATCCGCCAGATCCCGCATGCGCGGCGCGCCCCGTGGCCGGTGCCCATCTCGTCATCATGCAAGGAGACACCGAGGTCGGCGAGGTCGTCACCGATTCAGAAGGTCGCTTCTCGCTGGACCTGCCGGAGGGTGACTACGTCGTCGTTCCTCAACCGGTGGAGGGTTTCCTCGGCACAGCCGACCAGGTGAGCTTCACGGTCGGGGCCGGGCTGAACCCTGAGGTCCAGATCGCCTACGACACCGGCATCCGCTGA
- a CDS encoding DUF1697 domain-containing protein translates to MSTRTRYVALLRAVNVGGRRVAMADIPHLFESLGHADVTTYLQSGNVFFTSGADEEPTRRALEIELAERLGFTIDVVLRRASELAAAIARNPFPGAAAEPTTLHVAFLVAAPTGEAVAAVEPDRSPPDRFEVRGREIFLNYPHGSGRSKLTLDWLERQLAVRGTARNWNTVTAIADRL, encoded by the coding sequence ATGTCGACCCGAACCCGATACGTGGCGCTTCTGCGCGCCGTGAACGTCGGAGGCCGCAGGGTCGCCATGGCGGACATCCCCCACCTCTTCGAGTCTCTCGGCCACGCCGACGTCACGACATATCTGCAGAGCGGCAACGTGTTCTTCACGAGCGGAGCCGACGAGGAGCCCACCCGGCGTGCGCTCGAGATCGAGCTGGCGGAACGACTCGGCTTCACGATCGATGTCGTGCTGCGCAGGGCCTCCGAGCTGGCGGCTGCCATCGCTCGGAACCCGTTTCCGGGCGCCGCGGCCGAGCCGACGACGCTCCACGTGGCCTTCCTGGTCGCCGCCCCGACCGGAGAGGCCGTCGCCGCAGTCGAGCCCGACCGCTCCCCTCCTGATCGATTCGAGGTGCGAGGGCGGGAGATCTTTCTCAACTATCCACACGGCTCGGGTCGCTCGAAGCTCACGCTCGACTGGCTGGAGAGGCAACTCGCGGTGCGCGGCACGGCCCGCAACTGGAACACGGTGACGGCCATCGCCGACCGTCTCTGA
- a CDS encoding TlpA disulfide reductase family protein, producing MRRLTLSLVVLLAACGASSQSIDDIPELPAVSTADLTSLLAGSDLPVIVNVWASWCTPCRSEAPLLAAAADEYGPEVRFVGLNVRDSQTQAREFVAEFYRGAAIENVYDREGGVPVDLGGSRAVPLTFFFAAGGELVVLHNGVIDERTLAIQIDELLRG from the coding sequence ATGCGCCGCCTCACGCTCTCTCTCGTCGTGTTGCTCGCCGCCTGCGGCGCCAGCTCACAGAGCATCGACGACATCCCCGAGCTGCCTGCCGTCTCCACTGCGGACCTGACGAGCCTCCTGGCGGGCTCCGACCTCCCGGTGATTGTGAACGTGTGGGCGTCGTGGTGCACTCCGTGCCGCTCAGAGGCCCCGTTGCTGGCGGCCGCCGCCGACGAGTACGGGCCGGAGGTGCGATTCGTCGGCCTGAACGTCCGCGACAGCCAGACCCAGGCGAGAGAGTTCGTCGCCGAGTTCTACCGGGGAGCTGCCATCGAGAACGTCTACGACAGGGAGGGTGGCGTTCCGGTGGACCTCGGTGGCAGCCGCGCCGTGCCGTTGACCTTCTTCTTCGCCGCGGGAGGAGAACTGGTCGTCCTCCACAACGGCGTCATCGACGAACGAACGCTCGCCATCCAGATCGACGAGCTCCTCAGAGGCTGA
- a CDS encoding prolipoprotein diacylglyceryl transferase family protein: MEFTLLFAAAVGPGAAWIVLRFGEPHDEAEASRRELWDTMLTGIIAGVLVGRLAAMLTAGVNPITHLGDVVVIRGGVATGWAGLAGLVTIGVAAWRRRRPKLPDALAPAALTGLAGWHAGCVLRSACLGTPTSLPVGWAQPGSEIVRHPVELYAAALLFLAAALVSIWRRRAPLFAPAGAALAAAGMARLVTEPLRPSLHGGPVAWYAGALAAGALVAAVALARRSAKHDREPPPPRR, encoded by the coding sequence ATGGAGTTCACTCTGCTCTTCGCCGCCGCGGTCGGCCCTGGTGCCGCCTGGATCGTGCTGCGCTTCGGGGAGCCCCACGACGAGGCCGAGGCTTCCCGGCGGGAGCTGTGGGACACGATGCTGACGGGGATCATCGCCGGTGTCTTGGTGGGCCGCCTGGCGGCCATGCTGACGGCAGGCGTGAACCCGATCACCCACCTCGGTGACGTCGTCGTGATTCGCGGTGGGGTCGCCACCGGATGGGCGGGGCTCGCCGGCCTCGTCACGATCGGCGTGGCAGCATGGCGACGGCGCCGGCCGAAGCTCCCCGACGCACTCGCCCCGGCTGCGCTCACCGGTTTGGCCGGGTGGCACGCAGGTTGCGTGTTGCGGAGCGCCTGTCTGGGCACGCCGACGTCGCTCCCTGTTGGATGGGCGCAGCCGGGCAGCGAGATCGTGCGGCACCCCGTCGAGCTCTACGCGGCCGCCTTGCTTTTCTTGGCTGCGGCGCTCGTCTCGATCTGGCGCCGCCGCGCACCTCTCTTCGCCCCGGCAGGCGCGGCGCTGGCGGCCGCCGGGATGGCGCGCCTCGTCACCGAACCGCTGCGCCCCTCATTGCACGGCGGGCCCGTCGCGTGGTACGCCGGGGCGCTGGCAGCGGGAGCGCTCGTGGCAGCGGTGGCGCTCGCCCGCAGATCGGCGAAGCACGACCGCGAGCCGCCGCCACCGCGACGGTGA
- a CDS encoding DUF190 domain-containing protein, whose protein sequence is MNDASDSRLLRIFIGESDSHEGRPLYEAIVATLRRAGLAGATVLRGIEGFGKSSRLHTAHILRLSEDLPIVIECVDTAPKIEAILPELEAMIGDGLVTIERVEVRIYRAERP, encoded by the coding sequence GTGAACGACGCATCCGACAGCCGCCTTCTCCGGATCTTCATCGGCGAATCGGACAGCCACGAGGGACGTCCGCTCTACGAGGCGATCGTCGCCACGTTGCGTCGTGCCGGGCTGGCGGGCGCCACCGTACTCAGGGGGATCGAGGGTTTCGGCAAGTCGAGCAGGCTGCACACGGCCCACATCCTCCGGCTGTCCGAGGACCTGCCGATCGTCATCGAGTGCGTCGACACCGCACCCAAGATCGAGGCGATCCTTCCAGAGCTGGAGGCGATGATCGGAGACGGCCTCGTGACCATCGAGCGCGTCGAAGTGCGCATCTACCGCGCCGAGAGACCCTGA
- a CDS encoding CrcB family protein — protein sequence MNTVLAVVAGSVGALSRYVLTGAVQRRSQSALPLGTAAVNVLGALGIGLATGGLHSGSLPLVVVAGFLGGFTTFSTWMVETVRLGALPVWRPAALANLLVPLVSGVGAAAFGYYLTR from the coding sequence ATGAACACGGTGCTTGCCGTGGTCGCCGGGTCGGTCGGCGCCCTGTCCAGGTATGTCCTCACCGGGGCGGTCCAGAGACGATCGCAGTCGGCGCTCCCGCTCGGCACCGCCGCCGTCAATGTACTCGGCGCCCTCGGGATCGGACTGGCGACCGGCGGGCTCCACTCCGGCTCGCTGCCGCTCGTCGTCGTCGCAGGGTTCCTCGGGGGCTTCACCACGTTCTCGACGTGGATGGTCGAGACGGTTCGCCTCGGAGCGCTCCCCGTTTGGAGGCCTGCGGCACTCGCAAACCTGCTCGTCCCGCTCGTCAGTGGTGTCGGGGCAGCCGCGTTCGGCTATTACTTGACTCGATGA
- a CDS encoding CrcB family protein: MPAEDQQRRRPTLERASIPLAVIGGGLVGSAARTAAGALAATPAGAFPTTTLAVNLAGSLLLGWYLARRERAAGSRWGLRFWAIGGLGSFTTFSAFGVEVVQLVEAGRSAVGIGYVLASTAGGLIMAAAGEQIGRTTR, encoded by the coding sequence ATGCCAGCAGAGGACCAGCAGAGACGGAGACCGACTCTCGAGCGCGCCTCGATCCCGCTCGCAGTGATCGGTGGGGGATTGGTCGGCTCCGCTGCGAGGACGGCGGCCGGCGCGTTGGCCGCGACACCTGCGGGAGCGTTCCCGACGACAACGCTCGCCGTCAACCTGGCGGGATCGCTCCTGCTCGGGTGGTACCTGGCGAGGCGGGAGCGTGCGGCCGGCTCACGGTGGGGGTTGCGGTTCTGGGCGATCGGCGGACTCGGCTCCTTCACGACGTTCTCGGCGTTCGGTGTCGAAGTCGTCCAACTCGTCGAGGCGGGGCGGTCGGCAGTCGGGATCGGGTATGTCCTCGCCTCGACCGCCGGCGGGCTGATCATGGCTGCTGCAGGCGAGCAGATCGGGCGTACGACGAGATGA
- a CDS encoding VWA domain-containing protein, translated as MRLQQPWLLLVLIPALGAVVLVARHGRRSVPSRQNRVATFVRSAGVVLLVLALTQPLIVRTSGEKSVLFLLDRSASITAEARAAQEVYVRQALALAGPQDRTAVAVFGREIRLDQALSSDPAFQGVNTVVDDTATDLGVALRGAAAVLPTEGSRRIVVLTDGVETSGDAREAAREISESGIAVDILTLETGRSSDALITRVDTPVTAREGEEVPVEITVQSSIAGPAVLVVEAGGEPIRLDVDLVPGTNRFTVEIPATESGPLRVRASIETPADEIPENDQAEALVRVLGPARVAVVEGKIGEGGDVARALEASGMRAVTLNAIPGPEDLLTYDGIVLVNVPNPGDEQSADLAAFVEELGRGLVVVGGDQSYGLGDYHNSALEELLPVTSDPDDLIRRQPIAEVLVIDTSGSMADCHCGDPALGHNPDGQLGYTKTSIAQAGAGLAIGALQPEDRVGVLAFTSGTRWALPLAPRPDANTVASALATLTPEGDTEIAQALRVALEELRDAPEEIKHMVLFTDGWGDDVEVLTVAQEIAEAGITLSVLGTGEGSGESLRRMASLGGGQFYPGRDLESVPEIFVEETLRVSRPLIAEGAFLPTLGAASQVTAGLTEAPPLLGYVLTRAKSTASIPLEVGPGDPLLASWQRGLGRATAWTSDATARWSVDWLPWQGFVDFWGKVVSDVLPPGLDNPPEVRLSGGGLDITYEADVPLDAVAIANVRDSTGNVRSIALQRTGESTFAGRVPVTEGGAYWVAVQVENASGTLASGSNGVVAGYADEFAFRDPDPGLALDVTDVTEGRVDPAAADVFDPAPAAGAAATEIWSWLVAAALVLFMADIVLRRLIVSSGDFAVWKETLTPTSRAPVEAIRTDEPSREAPPDQPAPPRHREVHPEEETFGKLLRRKRKG; from the coding sequence ATGAGGCTCCAACAGCCCTGGCTGCTCCTGGTGCTCATCCCGGCGCTCGGGGCCGTCGTGCTCGTCGCCCGTCACGGTCGCCGCTCGGTGCCGAGCAGGCAGAACCGTGTGGCGACGTTCGTCCGATCCGCTGGCGTGGTGTTGCTCGTTCTCGCATTGACGCAACCACTCATCGTCCGGACGTCGGGAGAGAAGTCTGTCCTGTTCCTCCTCGACAGGTCGGCGTCGATCACGGCTGAGGCCCGCGCCGCGCAGGAGGTCTACGTGCGGCAAGCGCTCGCACTCGCCGGACCGCAGGATCGGACCGCGGTGGCCGTTTTCGGCAGGGAGATCCGCCTGGACCAGGCGCTCTCGAGCGACCCGGCATTCCAAGGCGTCAACACGGTCGTCGACGACACGGCCACCGATCTCGGGGTCGCGCTCCGGGGGGCTGCGGCAGTGCTCCCGACCGAGGGGTCGCGGCGCATCGTCGTGCTCACCGACGGCGTCGAGACGTCGGGCGACGCCCGAGAGGCAGCCCGAGAGATCTCAGAGTCGGGCATCGCGGTCGACATCCTGACGCTGGAGACCGGTCGATCCTCGGACGCCTTGATCACCCGCGTCGACACCCCCGTCACCGCCAGAGAGGGAGAGGAAGTCCCGGTCGAGATCACCGTGCAGTCGTCCATCGCGGGGCCGGCGGTGCTCGTCGTGGAAGCCGGAGGTGAGCCGATCCGTCTCGATGTCGATCTCGTGCCGGGTACGAACCGCTTCACGGTCGAGATCCCGGCGACCGAATCCGGGCCGCTGCGCGTCAGGGCGTCGATCGAGACGCCCGCAGACGAGATCCCGGAGAACGACCAAGCCGAGGCGCTCGTCAGGGTGCTTGGGCCCGCCCGGGTCGCCGTGGTGGAAGGCAAGATCGGCGAAGGGGGAGACGTGGCGAGAGCGCTCGAGGCGTCCGGCATGCGGGCCGTGACCCTCAACGCCATACCAGGTCCCGAGGACCTCCTCACCTACGACGGGATCGTGCTCGTGAACGTCCCCAACCCCGGCGACGAGCAGAGTGCCGACCTCGCTGCATTCGTGGAGGAGCTCGGCAGGGGCCTCGTCGTCGTCGGCGGCGACCAGTCTTACGGCCTCGGCGACTACCACAACAGCGCCCTCGAGGAACTGCTGCCCGTCACGAGCGATCCGGACGATCTCATCAGGCGCCAGCCGATCGCCGAGGTCCTCGTGATCGACACGTCCGGGTCGATGGCGGACTGCCACTGCGGCGACCCTGCGCTGGGTCACAACCCCGACGGACAGCTCGGTTACACGAAGACGTCGATAGCCCAGGCGGGCGCCGGACTGGCGATCGGGGCGCTGCAGCCGGAGGATCGGGTGGGCGTCCTGGCGTTCACGTCGGGCACGCGTTGGGCGCTGCCGCTTGCGCCGAGGCCGGACGCCAACACGGTGGCGTCCGCTCTGGCGACACTCACACCAGAGGGTGACACGGAGATCGCCCAGGCACTGCGGGTTGCCCTCGAGGAGTTGCGGGATGCGCCCGAGGAGATCAAGCACATGGTCCTGTTCACGGACGGGTGGGGCGACGACGTCGAGGTGCTCACGGTGGCCCAGGAGATCGCCGAGGCGGGGATCACGCTGTCCGTGCTCGGCACCGGTGAGGGTTCCGGTGAGTCGCTCAGGCGCATGGCGTCGCTCGGTGGCGGCCAGTTCTACCCGGGGCGCGACCTCGAATCCGTGCCCGAGATCTTCGTCGAAGAGACGCTGCGAGTGTCGAGGCCCCTCATCGCAGAGGGCGCCTTTCTCCCGACGCTGGGGGCCGCCTCCCAGGTCACGGCGGGGCTGACCGAGGCGCCGCCGCTGCTCGGATACGTCCTGACGCGGGCCAAGTCGACGGCATCGATCCCGCTCGAAGTCGGTCCGGGTGACCCTCTGCTCGCCTCCTGGCAGCGTGGGCTCGGCAGGGCGACCGCCTGGACGTCGGATGCTACGGCGCGATGGTCGGTCGACTGGCTGCCGTGGCAGGGGTTCGTCGACTTCTGGGGAAAGGTCGTCAGCGACGTGCTGCCGCCGGGCCTCGACAACCCGCCCGAAGTGCGGCTCTCGGGAGGGGGGCTCGACATCACGTACGAGGCCGACGTCCCGCTCGACGCCGTCGCCATCGCCAACGTGCGCGACTCGACCGGGAACGTGAGGAGCATCGCATTGCAGCGCACGGGCGAGTCGACGTTCGCGGGACGCGTTCCGGTCACCGAGGGAGGCGCCTACTGGGTGGCGGTGCAGGTGGAGAACGCCAGCGGCACCCTCGCATCGGGTAGCAACGGCGTCGTGGCGGGTTACGCCGACGAGTTCGCCTTCCGGGATCCGGACCCCGGCCTGGCGCTCGACGTGACCGACGTAACTGAGGGGCGGGTGGATCCGGCCGCCGCCGACGTGTTCGACCCCGCCCCCGCTGCCGGCGCGGCAGCCACGGAGATCTGGTCGTGGCTCGTGGCGGCGGCCCTCGTTCTCTTCATGGCCGACATCGTGCTCAGGAGGCTCATCGTCTCGAGCGGAGATTTCGCCGTGTGGAAGGAAACCCTCACGCCTACAAGCAGGGCACCCGTCGAGGCGATCCGAACCGACGAGCCTTCCCGGGAGGCCCCGCCGGACCAACCGGCGCCACCGCGCCACCGCGAGGTCCATCCCGAGGAGGAGACGTTCGGCAAGCTGCTCCGGAGGAAGCGGAAGGGCTGA
- a CDS encoding VWA domain-containing protein, producing MSLLAPLALALASLVIPLVVLYMLKSRRQRLEVPSIRMWEDEEQYVSASLPWQRLKVTAALVLQILALLGFAFLLARPFFREATLLGPHTVLVIDTSGSMATAGRFAAAQAEARGLADDASDAQLISVVDAGPRPRVVTAFSRDPATVLSAIDGLAVGGGGEDLEGALRLARGLATPDRPTKILLLSDGGVEGALLEPVSDASHILFDQVGDNVAITAFGTGVPGEGAANMFLEVSSFSRRTESISVQMLVDGLEVGSVDIELAAAEREQRVVPVDAGIGQTVEAVIVEADDANPLDDRAALILSGAGDLAVTVTGEGSPFLDALLGALPGVHPAVGEPPDVVVIDGGSAAEIDRPAWIIAPDPPPEGITVTGRLDNPVITFQRPGEPILEDVDLTSLAIGEVQLLDLGPGWLRLVTAGDVPIVMLGEVNGHRVVYFTFDVVRSNLPVDVTFPILGARILDFLGGNRLGSAATATAGTPLSLAPPPDGSTVVTKPDGTSVSLEGNVVEFADTAAPGTYQVDYLDASGALVEHERAVRQFAAAEAPGSARQIATTADDTADAQDATLLREWAPWILALLLLVVLVEWWVAYGRPSPWRRRSGAGAAV from the coding sequence GTGAGCCTGCTCGCACCCCTGGCTCTTGCCCTGGCGTCACTCGTCATCCCGCTCGTTGTGCTGTACATGCTGAAGAGCAGGAGGCAGAGGCTCGAGGTGCCGAGCATCCGCATGTGGGAGGACGAAGAACAGTACGTCTCCGCCTCCCTTCCTTGGCAGCGCCTCAAGGTCACCGCGGCGCTCGTGCTCCAGATCCTCGCCCTGCTCGGCTTCGCCTTCCTGCTCGCCCGGCCGTTCTTCAGGGAAGCAACGCTGCTCGGTCCCCACACCGTGCTCGTCATAGACACGTCCGGATCGATGGCGACGGCCGGCCGCTTCGCAGCGGCCCAGGCGGAGGCCAGAGGCCTGGCCGACGACGCCTCGGACGCCCAGCTCATCTCCGTCGTCGACGCCGGGCCGCGCCCCCGTGTCGTGACGGCCTTCTCCCGAGACCCCGCAACCGTCCTCTCTGCCATCGACGGCCTGGCTGTCGGGGGTGGCGGAGAGGACCTCGAGGGAGCACTGCGGCTGGCGCGGGGCCTCGCCACCCCCGATCGCCCGACGAAGATCCTCCTGCTGAGCGACGGCGGGGTCGAAGGGGCGCTCCTGGAGCCGGTGAGCGACGCCAGTCACATCCTGTTCGACCAGGTCGGCGACAACGTCGCCATCACCGCCTTCGGAACTGGCGTGCCCGGGGAGGGTGCCGCCAACATGTTCCTCGAGGTGTCGAGCTTCTCCCGTAGGACCGAATCGATCTCGGTCCAGATGCTGGTCGACGGCCTCGAGGTCGGGTCGGTCGACATCGAGTTGGCGGCGGCGGAGCGGGAACAGCGCGTCGTTCCCGTCGACGCCGGGATCGGCCAGACGGTCGAGGCGGTGATCGTCGAGGCGGACGACGCCAACCCGCTCGACGACCGCGCTGCTCTCATCCTCTCGGGCGCCGGCGACCTGGCGGTCACAGTGACGGGCGAAGGATCTCCCTTCCTGGATGCGCTGCTCGGGGCGCTCCCCGGCGTCCACCCGGCCGTGGGCGAGCCACCCGACGTCGTCGTCATCGACGGTGGCTCGGCTGCGGAGATCGACCGCCCGGCATGGATCATCGCCCCCGACCCGCCGCCGGAAGGGATCACGGTCACGGGCCGGCTCGACAACCCGGTGATCACCTTTCAGCGTCCGGGCGAGCCGATCCTCGAGGACGTCGACCTCACGAGCCTCGCCATCGGCGAGGTGCAACTCCTCGACCTCGGGCCCGGATGGCTGCGACTGGTGACGGCAGGCGATGTGCCGATCGTCATGCTCGGTGAGGTCAACGGGCACCGGGTCGTCTACTTCACTTTCGACGTGGTCCGATCGAACCTCCCGGTGGACGTCACCTTCCCGATACTCGGTGCGAGGATCCTCGACTTCCTGGGAGGCAACCGGCTCGGCAGCGCCGCCACGGCGACGGCCGGCACGCCGCTCAGCCTGGCGCCGCCTCCCGACGGATCGACGGTTGTGACGAAGCCCGACGGCACCTCCGTGTCACTCGAAGGGAACGTCGTCGAGTTCGCCGACACTGCGGCGCCGGGCACGTACCAGGTGGACTACCTCGACGCCTCCGGTGCGCTCGTCGAACACGAGAGGGCAGTCCGGCAGTTCGCGGCGGCCGAGGCTCCCGGGTCCGCCAGGCAGATCGCGACGACCGCCGACGATACGGCAGATGCGCAGGACGCCACGTTGCTGCGGGAGTGGGCGCCGTGGATCCTGGCGCTGTTGCTGCTGGTCGTCCTCGTCGAGTGGTGGGTCGCCTACGGCAGGCCGAGCCCGTGGCGCAGGCGTTCCGGCGCGGGAGCGGCCGTATGA
- a CDS encoding DUF58 domain-containing protein yields MLLEPELRARLERLSLTNRRRLRGMWSGRHRSKQLGESLDFADYREYNPGDDFRRIDYNLWARLGVVLVRLFEAEDEMPLQIVVDTSSSMEFGEKFATAQRLAAAITFLGLAAGERVRLVTVPASDRPSLRGPWARHVSSWPQMEGFLESLSPEGGTDLPGAAHLMAAAGAHRGPVVLVSDLLAPGWEAAVDLLGSLGGGVVLHVLSPSELDPDFSGDLTLRDIETKAELPVSISEAAVSRYRERMQSFVAEASARARRSGMDYVTVLAGPEALTAALRELVAAGRLT; encoded by the coding sequence ATGCTCCTCGAGCCCGAGCTACGTGCCCGCCTCGAGCGGCTGAGCCTCACCAACCGCAGGCGCCTTCGTGGCATGTGGAGCGGGAGACACCGTTCGAAGCAGCTCGGCGAGAGCCTCGACTTCGCCGACTACCGCGAGTACAACCCCGGGGACGACTTCCGGCGCATCGACTACAACCTGTGGGCGAGGCTGGGCGTGGTGCTCGTACGCCTCTTCGAGGCCGAGGACGAGATGCCACTGCAGATCGTCGTCGACACGTCGTCGTCGATGGAGTTCGGCGAGAAGTTCGCAACCGCCCAGCGGCTCGCTGCTGCGATCACCTTCCTCGGCCTGGCCGCCGGGGAGAGGGTGCGCCTCGTCACCGTCCCGGCTTCCGACCGCCCTTCGTTGCGCGGCCCATGGGCCCGTCACGTGTCGAGCTGGCCGCAGATGGAGGGATTCCTGGAATCGCTGAGCCCCGAGGGAGGTACCGACCTCCCTGGAGCGGCTCATCTCATGGCGGCTGCCGGCGCCCACCGCGGTCCCGTCGTCCTCGTCAGCGACCTCCTGGCGCCCGGCTGGGAGGCGGCCGTCGACCTCCTCGGGAGCCTCGGCGGCGGTGTCGTCCTCCACGTGCTCTCCCCTTCAGAGCTCGACCCGGACTTCAGCGGCGACCTCACGCTGCGGGACATCGAGACGAAGGCAGAGCTCCCCGTCTCGATCAGCGAAGCCGCCGTGTCGCGGTACCGCGAGCGGATGCAGTCGTTCGTTGCAGAGGCTTCGGCGAGGGCCCGGCGCTCGGGCATGGACTACGTAACAGTCCTCGCCGGCCCGGAAGCGTTGACCGCGGCGCTCCGTGAGCTCGTCGCCGCTGGGAGGCTGACGTGA
- a CDS encoding AAA family ATPase: MNPETFAQNVEAIEAEIGKVIVGQHDLVRAVLLGLLCEGHVLLEGVPGLGKTLLLRTLGEALSVEFGRVQFTPDLMPADIVGTNVLREGEFRFHEGPIFANVVLADEVNRATPKTQSALLEAMQERRVTLGGTTHPLPRPFFVMATQNPLEMEGTYPLPEAQLDRFLFKILVPFPSTDDMVGILQRTTADESVEVSALADDQVLKEMLGLVRQVPAATHVLRYASTLITATHPGHDSATPLVRRYVRFGASPRGAQAVVLGGKARALIDGRLNLSGEDVREIAKLALRHRLVLGYEAAADGVISDSIIDELLEANPAPIPTN, translated from the coding sequence ATGAACCCGGAAACGTTCGCCCAAAACGTCGAAGCGATCGAGGCCGAGATCGGCAAGGTCATCGTCGGCCAGCACGATCTGGTGCGCGCCGTTCTCCTCGGCCTGCTGTGCGAGGGACATGTGCTGCTCGAAGGCGTCCCCGGCCTCGGGAAGACGCTGCTGCTGCGCACGCTCGGTGAGGCGCTCTCGGTCGAGTTCGGCCGCGTCCAGTTCACACCCGACCTGATGCCGGCCGACATCGTCGGAACCAACGTCCTGCGCGAGGGGGAGTTCCGGTTCCACGAGGGCCCGATCTTCGCCAATGTCGTCCTCGCAGACGAAGTCAACCGGGCGACCCCGAAGACCCAATCGGCCCTTCTCGAGGCGATGCAGGAGCGCCGCGTCACCCTCGGGGGGACGACCCACCCGCTGCCGAGGCCGTTCTTCGTGATGGCCACGCAGAACCCGCTGGAGATGGAGGGAACGTACCCGCTTCCCGAGGCGCAGCTCGACCGGTTTCTCTTCAAGATCCTCGTGCCGTTTCCCTCGACGGACGACATGGTCGGCATCCTGCAACGGACGACTGCCGACGAGTCGGTCGAGGTGAGCGCCCTTGCAGACGATCAGGTGCTCAAGGAGATGCTCGGTCTCGTTCGACAGGTGCCTGCCGCCACCCACGTGCTGCGATACGCCTCCACACTGATCACCGCCACCCACCCGGGGCACGACTCAGCGACCCCCCTCGTCCGTCGCTACGTTCGCTTCGGCGCCAGCCCGCGCGGCGCGCAGGCGGTGGTGCTCGGCGGGAAGGCGCGGGCGCTGATCGACGGGCGGCTCAACCTGTCGGGCGAAGACGTCCGCGAGATCGCCAAGCTGGCGCTGCGACACCGGCTGGTGCTCGGGTACGAGGCAGCCGCCGACGGTGTCATCTCAGACTCCATCATCGACGAGCTCCTCGAGGCGAATCCGGCCCCGATCCCTACGAACTGA
- a CDS encoding ABC transporter ATP-binding protein produces MIVEFQSVEKRYGKVHALKDADLEVPEGATLGLIGPNGAGKTTSMLIMTSLLQRDGGKVRIGGIDPERDPRAVRRHVGYMPDFFGVYEGLRSREYLEFFAASHNVRSAARAAVVADLLALVDLEDKADADVNSLSRGMKQRLSLARALIHDPELLVLDEPASGLDPRARVGLRELISELSRMGRTVVISSHILSELEGICSHLAIVDLGRVLAMGSVDEIRSKLFGQRRVIARVAEMHVERTEALLRTKEDLSDLDVERGQVSFSFSGGDEISAALLSEVVGAGVPVVEWRVQSAGLEELFMQLTNVPVAGAARPDEAPVEEGDIE; encoded by the coding sequence ATGATCGTCGAGTTCCAGTCGGTCGAGAAGCGCTACGGCAAGGTCCACGCCCTCAAGGACGCCGACCTGGAGGTGCCGGAAGGGGCCACCCTCGGGCTGATCGGCCCGAACGGCGCAGGCAAGACCACGTCGATGCTCATCATGACCTCGCTCTTGCAGCGGGACGGTGGCAAGGTCAGGATCGGTGGCATCGACCCGGAGCGCGATCCGAGGGCCGTCCGCCGCCACGTCGGCTACATGCCGGACTTCTTCGGCGTGTACGAGGGGCTGCGGTCGCGGGAGTACCTCGAGTTCTTCGCGGCGTCGCACAACGTGCGCTCGGCCGCCAGAGCCGCCGTCGTCGCCGACCTGCTGGCCCTCGTCGACCTCGAGGACAAGGCGGACGCAGACGTGAACTCGCTGTCGCGAGGCATGAAGCAGCGCCTGTCGCTCGCCAGGGCGCTCATCCACGACCCCGAGTTGCTGGTCCTCGACGAGCCGGCGTCCGGGCTCGATCCGAGGGCGCGCGTCGGGTTGCGCGAGCTCATCTCCGAATTGAGCCGCATGGGTCGCACCGTCGTCATCTCGTCGCACATCCTCTCCGAGCTCGAGGGCATCTGCTCGCACCTCGCCATCGTCGACCTCGGCCGCGTCCTGGCGATGGGCAGCGTCGATGAGATCCGCTCCAAGCTGTTCGGCCAACGCCGCGTCATCGCCAGGGTGGCGGAGATGCACGTCGAGCGCACCGAGGCGCTGCTGCGGACCAAGGAGGACCTCAGCGATCTCGACGTCGAGCGCGGCCAGGTGAGCTTCTCGTTCTCCGGAGGAGACGAGATTTCGGCGGCGCTTCTCTCCGAAGTGGTCGGAGCGGGCGTCCCGGTCGTCGAGTGGCGTGTCCAGAGCGCCGGGCTCGAGGAGTTGTTCATGCAGCTCACCAACGTCCCGGTAGCCGGGGCTGCGCGACCCGACGAGGCTCCGGTCGAGGAGGGAGACATCGAATGA